A stretch of Hemicordylus capensis ecotype Gifberg chromosome 9, rHemCap1.1.pri, whole genome shotgun sequence DNA encodes these proteins:
- the LOC128334296 gene encoding fatty acyl-CoA hydrolase precursor, medium chain-like isoform X3 yields the protein MRCLQDPVMGQQLSDDFSCRKEKLSLQISEDCLYLNIYIPGMAERNRKLPVMVWLHGGGLAVGAASTYDGSALAAFEEVVVVVLQYRLGIPGFLSTGDESAPGNWGFLDQVAALQWVQENIAHFGGDPGSVTIFGESAGGQSVSFLIMSPLAKGLFHKAISQSGVQPIDSLATQPVIPAKETAALAGCDPSATTTETLHCLREKTEEQILETTLKLGFLTLDINGKETAIFMPVGADGVFLPKNLQQLLTAKEINGVPYMIGVNNQEFGWLLPTMLQFPDFAKGLSRETITYILQHLEPLTNVPPEYVDILVDEYLREAEKPSQLRDRFLDLLGDVTCVVPSVQMARYYRDAGHPVYFYEFQHRPSSHAGLKPDYVQSDHGDEIGFIFGKPFLAGNATEEEKHLSRKVMRYWANFARTGDPNGDGLVTWPAYDLNEQYLEMGLKQKPAQKLRDTHVMFWTEILPQKTAGRKKEHSEL from the exons ATGAG GTGCCTGCAGGATCCCGTGATGGGTCAGCAACTATCGGACGATTTTAGTTGCAGAAAGGAAAAGCTGTCTCTTCAAATCTCTGAGGACTGCCTCTACCTGAATATCTACATACCTGGAATGGCAGAGAGGAACAGAAAGTTACCT GTGATGGTGTGGCTCCATGGAGGCGGACTGGCCGTTGGAGCAGCCTCCACCTATGACGGCTCCGCCCTGGCCGCCTTCGAGGAGGTGGTGGTTGTGGTCCTTCAGTACAGGCTTGGCATCCCAGGCTTTCTTAG CACCGGTGATGAATCTGCTCCTGGAAACTGGGGCTTTTTGGACCAAGTGGCAGCTCTCCAGTGGGTCCAAGAGAACATTGCACACTTTGGAGGAGATCCCGGATCTGTCACTATATTTGGAGAGTCTGCAGGAGGACAAAGTGTTTCCTTTCTT ATCATGTCTCCGCTGGCCAAAGGCTTGTTCCACAAGGCCATCTCACAAAGTGGAGTGCAGCCCATAGACTCCCTTGCCACCCAACCTGTGATCCCAGCAAAG GAAACGGCGGCCCTTGCTGGATGTGACCCTTCTGCCACCACTACTGAGACGCTTCATTGTCTCCGAGAAAAGACAGAAGAACAGATTCTAGAAACTACCCTGAAGCTG GGTTTCTTGACATTGGATATAAATGGCAAAGAG ACCGCTATATTTATGCCTGTAGGAGCAGATGGTGTGTTTCTTCCCAAGAACCTCCAGCAACTTCTGACTGCAAAGGAGATCAATGGGGTCCCATATATGATTGGAGTCAATAACCAAGAGTTTGGCTGGCTGTTGcctact atgttgcaGTTTCCCGATTTCGCAAAGGGGCTGAGCAGAGAAACCATCACTTATATCCTACAGCATTTGGAACCCTTAACA AATGTCCCTCCTGAGTATGTTGACATCTTAGTAGATGAATATCTGAGAGAGGCAGAGAAACCTTCCCAACTCCGAGACCGTTTTCTCGACTTGCTAGGGGATGTGACATGCGTGGTCCCCTCCGTCCAGATGGCCAGATACTACAGAG ATGCTGGCCATCCAGTCTACTTCTATGAATTCCAGCACCGGCCAAGTTCACATGCAGGCCTAAAACCAGACTATGTTCAATCAGATCATGGTGATGAAATTGGATTCATCTTTGGGAAGCCCTTCTTAGCAG GCAATGCTACAGAAGAAGAGAAACATCTCAGCAGAAAGGTCATGCGCTACTGGGCAAACTTTGCACGTACTGG AGATCCTAATGGCGATGGCCTGGTAACGTGGCCAGCATATGACCTGAACGAGCAATACCTGGAAATGGGCTTGAAGCAGAAGCCAGCCCAGAAACTGAGAGACACACACGTGATGTTCTGGACCGAGATCCTGCCCCAAAAGACGGCTGGACGCAAGAAAGAACACAGCGAGCTGTGA
- the PDCD2L gene encoding programmed cell death protein 2-like produces the protein MAAASAPVLLGLRDAAAPPRSASCSRDSPPPHGLASRLGGAPDRFPSVTLVRPACGICRAALMHVVQIYCPLEGSPFHRVINLFACAKKSCWGKAESWKALRSQYLQAEGKETQDCKLKQRQECVMETKDWCEGAEDWGEVREMAPSEPKTGLSRDLHPASALLPREVDCASQFQGLSLQEAPGILHPLRSHKPATEEHILPSYNLEFQAYYISVVEEEDYLGCNDTDHVQKLLKEYQHREGVDLEELMSESYAAGSCDEKYEKSEAEKRDQVFHKFMKSISVCPGQILRYSWGGQPLFITCPSLDVKTAVPLCNNCKSKRIFEFQLMPALVSMLKSGDGDVSVEFGTAVVYTCEKSCWPVDHPTPLEEFIFIQEDPDQQLFK, from the exons ATGGCTGCTGCCTCCGCGCCGGTGCTGCTGGGGCTGCGCgacgccgccgcccccccgcggAGCGCTTCCTGCAGCCGGGACAGCCCTCCGCCCCACGGGCTGGCCAGCCGACTGGGCGGCGCTCCG GATCGCTTCCCCTCAGTCACTCTGGTCCGTCCTGCCTGCGGAATCTGCAGAGCTGCCTTGATGCACGTAGTGCAGATCTATTGCCCCCTTGAAGGCTCACCTTTCCACCGGGTCATCAACCTGTTTGCTTGCGCCAAGAAGAGCTGCTGGGGGAAAGCAGAAAG CTGGAAGGCCTTACGGTCGCAGTATCTGCAAGCAgaaggaaaagaaacacaagattgcAAACTGAAGCAG CGGCAAGAATGTGTGATGGAAACCAAGGACTGGTGCGAAGGAGCCGAGGACTGGGGGGAAGTCAGAGAAATGGCGCCTTCTGAACCCAAGACAGGCCTCAGCCGTGACTTACATCCAGCATCTGCTCTCTTGCCCAGAGAGGTCGATTGTGCATCCCAGTTCCAAGGCCTTTCGTTACAAGAAGCTCCAGGCATCCTACATCCTTTGCGCTCCCATAAGCCAGCCACAGAAGAGCACATTCTGCCTAGCTACAATCTGGAGTTCCAGGCCTACTATATCAGCGTAGTGGAGGAAGAGGACTATCTTGGCTGCAATGATACGGATCATGTCCAAAAACTCCTGAAAGAGTATCAGCATCGGGAAGGTGTTGATTTGGAGGAACTGATGTCAGAGAG TTACGCAGCTGGCAGTTGTGATGAGAAGTATGAGAAGAGTGAAGCTGAGAAGAGAGACCAGGTCTTCCATAAGTTCATGAAAAGCATTTCTGTTTGCCCAGGACAGATCTTAAG GTATTCTTGGGGTGGCCAGCCTTTATTTATCACCTGCCCTTCATTGGATGTCAAGACAGCCGTCCCGCTCTGCAATAACTGCAAAAGCAAGAGGATATTTGAATTTCAACTTATGCCTGCCTTGGTCAGCATGCTCAAGAGTGGAGACGGAG ATGTGTCAGTGGAATTTGGAACAGCAGTGGTGTACACTTGTGAGAAAAGCTGTTGGCCAGTTGATCATCCAACACCCTTGGAAGAATTTATTTTTATACAAGAAGACCCAGATCAGCAACTATTTAAATAA
- the LOC128334296 gene encoding fatty acyl-CoA hydrolase precursor, medium chain-like isoform X2, whose protein sequence is MGQQLSDDFSCRKEKLSLQISEDCLYLNIYIPGMAERNRKLPVMVWLHGGGLAVGAASTYDGSALAAFEEVVVVVLQYRLGIPGFLSTGDESAPGNWGFLDQVAALQWVQENIAHFGGDPGSVTIFGESAGGQSVSFLIMSPLAKGLFHKAISQSGVQPIDSLATQPVIPAKETAALAGCDPSATTTETLHCLREKTEEQILETTLKLGFLTLDINGKETAIFMPVGADGVFLPKNLQQLLTAKEINGVPYMIGVNNQEFGWLLPTMLQFPDFAKGLSRETITYILQHLEPLTNVPPEYVDILVDEYLREAEKPSQLRDRFLDLLGDVTCVVPSVQMARYYRDAGHPVYFYEFQHRPSSHAGLKPDYVQSDHGDEIGFIFGKPFLAGNATEEEKHLSRKVMRYWANFARTGDPNGDGLVTWPAYDLNEQYLEMGLKQKPAQKLRDTHVMFWTEILPQKTAGRKKEHSEL, encoded by the exons ATGGGTCAGCAACTATCGGACGATTTTAGTTGCAGAAAGGAAAAGCTGTCTCTTCAAATCTCTGAGGACTGCCTCTACCTGAATATCTACATACCTGGAATGGCAGAGAGGAACAGAAAGTTACCT GTGATGGTGTGGCTCCATGGAGGCGGACTGGCCGTTGGAGCAGCCTCCACCTATGACGGCTCCGCCCTGGCCGCCTTCGAGGAGGTGGTGGTTGTGGTCCTTCAGTACAGGCTTGGCATCCCAGGCTTTCTTAG CACCGGTGATGAATCTGCTCCTGGAAACTGGGGCTTTTTGGACCAAGTGGCAGCTCTCCAGTGGGTCCAAGAGAACATTGCACACTTTGGAGGAGATCCCGGATCTGTCACTATATTTGGAGAGTCTGCAGGAGGACAAAGTGTTTCCTTTCTT ATCATGTCTCCGCTGGCCAAAGGCTTGTTCCACAAGGCCATCTCACAAAGTGGAGTGCAGCCCATAGACTCCCTTGCCACCCAACCTGTGATCCCAGCAAAG GAAACGGCGGCCCTTGCTGGATGTGACCCTTCTGCCACCACTACTGAGACGCTTCATTGTCTCCGAGAAAAGACAGAAGAACAGATTCTAGAAACTACCCTGAAGCTG GGTTTCTTGACATTGGATATAAATGGCAAAGAG ACCGCTATATTTATGCCTGTAGGAGCAGATGGTGTGTTTCTTCCCAAGAACCTCCAGCAACTTCTGACTGCAAAGGAGATCAATGGGGTCCCATATATGATTGGAGTCAATAACCAAGAGTTTGGCTGGCTGTTGcctact atgttgcaGTTTCCCGATTTCGCAAAGGGGCTGAGCAGAGAAACCATCACTTATATCCTACAGCATTTGGAACCCTTAACA AATGTCCCTCCTGAGTATGTTGACATCTTAGTAGATGAATATCTGAGAGAGGCAGAGAAACCTTCCCAACTCCGAGACCGTTTTCTCGACTTGCTAGGGGATGTGACATGCGTGGTCCCCTCCGTCCAGATGGCCAGATACTACAGAG ATGCTGGCCATCCAGTCTACTTCTATGAATTCCAGCACCGGCCAAGTTCACATGCAGGCCTAAAACCAGACTATGTTCAATCAGATCATGGTGATGAAATTGGATTCATCTTTGGGAAGCCCTTCTTAGCAG GCAATGCTACAGAAGAAGAGAAACATCTCAGCAGAAAGGTCATGCGCTACTGGGCAAACTTTGCACGTACTGG AGATCCTAATGGCGATGGCCTGGTAACGTGGCCAGCATATGACCTGAACGAGCAATACCTGGAAATGGGCTTGAAGCAGAAGCCAGCCCAGAAACTGAGAGACACACACGTGATGTTCTGGACCGAGATCCTGCCCCAAAAGACGGCTGGACGCAAGAAAGAACACAGCGAGCTGTGA
- the LOC128334296 gene encoding fatty acyl-CoA hydrolase precursor, medium chain-like isoform X1, which translates to MPARRAEKKTLLAALILAAWAPAAAAGLSRHGRDPAPPEVLLKYGRLQGQESNIGGVERNVSIFLGVPFAKPPVGPLRFSPPQPVEPWSNVRDATSYPPMCLQDPVMGQQLSDDFSCRKEKLSLQISEDCLYLNIYIPGMAERNRKLPVMVWLHGGGLAVGAASTYDGSALAAFEEVVVVVLQYRLGIPGFLSTGDESAPGNWGFLDQVAALQWVQENIAHFGGDPGSVTIFGESAGGQSVSFLIMSPLAKGLFHKAISQSGVQPIDSLATQPVIPAKETAALAGCDPSATTTETLHCLREKTEEQILETTLKLGFLTLDINGKETAIFMPVGADGVFLPKNLQQLLTAKEINGVPYMIGVNNQEFGWLLPTMLQFPDFAKGLSRETITYILQHLEPLTNVPPEYVDILVDEYLREAEKPSQLRDRFLDLLGDVTCVVPSVQMARYYRDAGHPVYFYEFQHRPSSHAGLKPDYVQSDHGDEIGFIFGKPFLAGNATEEEKHLSRKVMRYWANFARTGDPNGDGLVTWPAYDLNEQYLEMGLKQKPAQKLRDTHVMFWTEILPQKTAGRKKEHSEL; encoded by the exons ATGCCGGCCAGACGAGCGGAGAAGAAGACGCTTCTGGCGGCCCTGATCCTCGCCGCCTGGGccccggcagcggcagcagggttAAGCAGGCACG GGCGAGATCCTGCTCCCCCCGAAGTGCTTCTCAAATATGGGCGACTCCAGGGCCAAGAGAGCAACATCGGTGGTGTGGAGAGAAATGTCAGCATCTTCCTTGGAGTTCCCTTTGCAAAGCCGCCAGTGGGACCTTTGCGCTTTTCCCCGCCTCAGCCAGTCGAACCCTGGAGCAACGTCCGAGATGCAACCTCCTACCCACCCAT GTGCCTGCAGGATCCCGTGATGGGTCAGCAACTATCGGACGATTTTAGTTGCAGAAAGGAAAAGCTGTCTCTTCAAATCTCTGAGGACTGCCTCTACCTGAATATCTACATACCTGGAATGGCAGAGAGGAACAGAAAGTTACCT GTGATGGTGTGGCTCCATGGAGGCGGACTGGCCGTTGGAGCAGCCTCCACCTATGACGGCTCCGCCCTGGCCGCCTTCGAGGAGGTGGTGGTTGTGGTCCTTCAGTACAGGCTTGGCATCCCAGGCTTTCTTAG CACCGGTGATGAATCTGCTCCTGGAAACTGGGGCTTTTTGGACCAAGTGGCAGCTCTCCAGTGGGTCCAAGAGAACATTGCACACTTTGGAGGAGATCCCGGATCTGTCACTATATTTGGAGAGTCTGCAGGAGGACAAAGTGTTTCCTTTCTT ATCATGTCTCCGCTGGCCAAAGGCTTGTTCCACAAGGCCATCTCACAAAGTGGAGTGCAGCCCATAGACTCCCTTGCCACCCAACCTGTGATCCCAGCAAAG GAAACGGCGGCCCTTGCTGGATGTGACCCTTCTGCCACCACTACTGAGACGCTTCATTGTCTCCGAGAAAAGACAGAAGAACAGATTCTAGAAACTACCCTGAAGCTG GGTTTCTTGACATTGGATATAAATGGCAAAGAG ACCGCTATATTTATGCCTGTAGGAGCAGATGGTGTGTTTCTTCCCAAGAACCTCCAGCAACTTCTGACTGCAAAGGAGATCAATGGGGTCCCATATATGATTGGAGTCAATAACCAAGAGTTTGGCTGGCTGTTGcctact atgttgcaGTTTCCCGATTTCGCAAAGGGGCTGAGCAGAGAAACCATCACTTATATCCTACAGCATTTGGAACCCTTAACA AATGTCCCTCCTGAGTATGTTGACATCTTAGTAGATGAATATCTGAGAGAGGCAGAGAAACCTTCCCAACTCCGAGACCGTTTTCTCGACTTGCTAGGGGATGTGACATGCGTGGTCCCCTCCGTCCAGATGGCCAGATACTACAGAG ATGCTGGCCATCCAGTCTACTTCTATGAATTCCAGCACCGGCCAAGTTCACATGCAGGCCTAAAACCAGACTATGTTCAATCAGATCATGGTGATGAAATTGGATTCATCTTTGGGAAGCCCTTCTTAGCAG GCAATGCTACAGAAGAAGAGAAACATCTCAGCAGAAAGGTCATGCGCTACTGGGCAAACTTTGCACGTACTGG AGATCCTAATGGCGATGGCCTGGTAACGTGGCCAGCATATGACCTGAACGAGCAATACCTGGAAATGGGCTTGAAGCAGAAGCCAGCCCAGAAACTGAGAGACACACACGTGATGTTCTGGACCGAGATCCTGCCCCAAAAGACGGCTGGACGCAAGAAAGAACACAGCGAGCTGTGA
- the LOC128334296 gene encoding fatty acyl-CoA hydrolase precursor, medium chain-like isoform X4: protein MCLQDPVMGQQLSDDFSCRKEKLSLQISEDCLYLNIYIPGMAERNRKLPVMVWLHGGGLAVGAASTYDGSALAAFEEVVVVVLQYRLGIPGFLSTGDESAPGNWGFLDQVAALQWVQENIAHFGGDPGSVTIFGESAGGQSVSFLIMSPLAKGLFHKAISQSGVQPIDSLATQPVIPAKETAALAGCDPSATTTETLHCLREKTEEQILETTLKLGFLTLDINGKETAIFMPVGADGVFLPKNLQQLLTAKEINGVPYMIGVNNQEFGWLLPTMLQFPDFAKGLSRETITYILQHLEPLTNVPPEYVDILVDEYLREAEKPSQLRDRFLDLLGDVTCVVPSVQMARYYRDAGHPVYFYEFQHRPSSHAGLKPDYVQSDHGDEIGFIFGKPFLAGNATEEEKHLSRKVMRYWANFARTGDPNGDGLVTWPAYDLNEQYLEMGLKQKPAQKLRDTHVMFWTEILPQKTAGRKKEHSEL from the exons AT GTGCCTGCAGGATCCCGTGATGGGTCAGCAACTATCGGACGATTTTAGTTGCAGAAAGGAAAAGCTGTCTCTTCAAATCTCTGAGGACTGCCTCTACCTGAATATCTACATACCTGGAATGGCAGAGAGGAACAGAAAGTTACCT GTGATGGTGTGGCTCCATGGAGGCGGACTGGCCGTTGGAGCAGCCTCCACCTATGACGGCTCCGCCCTGGCCGCCTTCGAGGAGGTGGTGGTTGTGGTCCTTCAGTACAGGCTTGGCATCCCAGGCTTTCTTAG CACCGGTGATGAATCTGCTCCTGGAAACTGGGGCTTTTTGGACCAAGTGGCAGCTCTCCAGTGGGTCCAAGAGAACATTGCACACTTTGGAGGAGATCCCGGATCTGTCACTATATTTGGAGAGTCTGCAGGAGGACAAAGTGTTTCCTTTCTT ATCATGTCTCCGCTGGCCAAAGGCTTGTTCCACAAGGCCATCTCACAAAGTGGAGTGCAGCCCATAGACTCCCTTGCCACCCAACCTGTGATCCCAGCAAAG GAAACGGCGGCCCTTGCTGGATGTGACCCTTCTGCCACCACTACTGAGACGCTTCATTGTCTCCGAGAAAAGACAGAAGAACAGATTCTAGAAACTACCCTGAAGCTG GGTTTCTTGACATTGGATATAAATGGCAAAGAG ACCGCTATATTTATGCCTGTAGGAGCAGATGGTGTGTTTCTTCCCAAGAACCTCCAGCAACTTCTGACTGCAAAGGAGATCAATGGGGTCCCATATATGATTGGAGTCAATAACCAAGAGTTTGGCTGGCTGTTGcctact atgttgcaGTTTCCCGATTTCGCAAAGGGGCTGAGCAGAGAAACCATCACTTATATCCTACAGCATTTGGAACCCTTAACA AATGTCCCTCCTGAGTATGTTGACATCTTAGTAGATGAATATCTGAGAGAGGCAGAGAAACCTTCCCAACTCCGAGACCGTTTTCTCGACTTGCTAGGGGATGTGACATGCGTGGTCCCCTCCGTCCAGATGGCCAGATACTACAGAG ATGCTGGCCATCCAGTCTACTTCTATGAATTCCAGCACCGGCCAAGTTCACATGCAGGCCTAAAACCAGACTATGTTCAATCAGATCATGGTGATGAAATTGGATTCATCTTTGGGAAGCCCTTCTTAGCAG GCAATGCTACAGAAGAAGAGAAACATCTCAGCAGAAAGGTCATGCGCTACTGGGCAAACTTTGCACGTACTGG AGATCCTAATGGCGATGGCCTGGTAACGTGGCCAGCATATGACCTGAACGAGCAATACCTGGAAATGGGCTTGAAGCAGAAGCCAGCCCAGAAACTGAGAGACACACACGTGATGTTCTGGACCGAGATCCTGCCCCAAAAGACGGCTGGACGCAAGAAAGAACACAGCGAGCTGTGA